The Brassica napus cultivar Da-Ae chromosome C7, Da-Ae, whole genome shotgun sequence genome has a segment encoding these proteins:
- the LOC106426519 gene encoding uncharacterized protein LOC106426519, translated as MDLQPEELQFLTIPQLVEESISIKKRSPRTFYLITLSLIFPLSFAILAHSLFTQPILSKLASSDPPNSDRSRHDWTVLLIFEFSYLIFLFAFSLLSTAAVVFTVASLYTGKTVSFSSTISAIPKVFKRLLITFLWVALLMFAYNAVFFVFLVILFIALDMNSVGLAVIAGVIISVLYFVVHVYFTALWHLGSVISVLEPVYGLSAMRKAYELLKGKTKMAMGLVFVYLFLCALIGGTFGSIVVHGGGKFGTLTRTLVGGLLVGVLVMVNLVGLLVQSVFYYVCKSYHHQTIDKTALYDHLGGYLGDYVPLKSNIQLENLDM; from the coding sequence ATGGATCTGCAGCCAGAAGAACTCCAGTTCTTGACGATCCCTCAACTAGTTGAAGAATCCATCTCAATCAAGAAACGATCTCCAAGAACCTTCTACCTCATCACCCTCTCCCTCATCTTCCCTCTCTCCTTCGCCATCCTCGCTCACTCCCTCTTCACTCAGCCCATTCTCTCCAAGCTCGCCTCCTCCGACCCACCTAACTCCGATCGCTCCCGCCACGACTGGACCGTGCTCCTCATCTTCGAGTTCAGCTACCTCATCTTCCTCTTCGccttctctctcctctcaaCCGCCGCCGTAGTCTTCACCGTTGCTTCTCTCTACACCGGCAAAACAGTCTCCTTCTCCTCCACCATCTCCGCCATCCCCAAAGTCTTTAAACGCCTCTTGATCACTTTTCTTTGGGTTGCACTCTTGATGTTCGCTTACAACGCTGTCTTCTTTGTTTTCCTAGTGATACTATTCATAGCTCTCGATATGAACAGTGTAGGCTTAGCGGTCATCGCTGGAGTTATAATCTCTGTTCTTTACTTTGTTGTTCATGTCTATTTCACTGCCCTATGGCATCTAGGTAGTGTGATCTCTGTTCTTGAGCCTGTTTATGGACTTTCTGCCATGAGAAAAGCTTATGAGCTTCTTAAGGGGAAGACTAAGATGGCTATGGGGTTGGTCTTTGTTTACCTTTTTCTCTGTGCATTAATTGGAGGTACTTTTGGATCGATTGTGGTTCATGGAGGAGGAAAGTTTGGGACTTTGACTAGGACCCTTGTTGGTGGGTTGCTTGTTGGTGTTCTTGTGATGGTGAATTTGGTGGGTTTGTTGGTTCAGAGTGTGTTTTATTACGTTTGCAAGAGTTATCATCATCAGACTATTGATAAGACGGCTTTGTATGATCATCTTGGTGGGTATCTTGGAGATTATGTGCCTCTTAAGAGCAACATTCAGTTGGAGAATTTAGACATGTGA
- the LOC106426467 gene encoding 14 kDa zinc-binding protein → MAVTSSSMMLLRNLPTVGRIAQSVRANSRIFSAGEIIRVLPRIASPRSISSTRAAHNEEAAAKAASDTGAPTIFDKIIAKEIPSDIVYEDENVLAFRDINPQAPVHVLVIPKLRDGLTTLGKAEPRHIEVLGQLLHASKIVAEKEGIVDGFRVVINNGAEGCQSVYHLHLHVLGGRQMKWPPG, encoded by the exons ATGGCTGTCACTTCCTCCTCTATGATGCTGCTCCG GAACCTCCCTACGGTGGGGAGGATTGCTCAGTCTGTTCGAGCGAATTCAAGAATCTTCTCTGCCGGAGAGATTATTCGGGTTCTTCCTCGTATTGCTTCTCCAAG ATCCATCTCTTCTACTCGTGCCGCACACAATGAAGAGGCCGCCGCGAAAGCTGCTTCTGACACCGGAGCCCCGACCAT ATTTGACAAGATCATAGCGAAAGAGATTCCATCAGACATTGTCTATGAAGATGAGAATGTTTTGGCATTCAGAGACATAAACCCACAGGCTCCTGTTCATGTTTTGGTCATCCCTAAGTTGAGAGATGGCTTGACCACGCTTGGCAAG GCTGAGCCAAGACACATAGAAGTTCTAGGTCAACTTCTGCACGCATCAAAGATTGTTGCTGAGAAAGAAGGCATTGTGGATGGGTTCCGTGTGGTTATAAACAACGGTGCTGAAGGAT GCCAATCCGTTTACCATCTTCATCTCCACGTCCTTGGGGGCCGACAGATGAAGTGGCCACCTGGTTAG